From a region of the Cytophagales bacterium genome:
- a CDS encoding prenyltransferase: protein MIRNIRLKYIMLSTLALLKLIRLPNLLIIILTQYFTRIFLIGPRQQWTDHIADIDLFLLSLSTILIASAGYIINDYYDIKIDTINRPKRIVVGRILKRRTAMGLHIVLNALGILIGVFLSVKIAVVNIFAGFLLWFYSNYLKRLPFIGNFIVAFLTVLVIGVIAVYFRQNSALIYAFAVFAFIISLIREVIKDMADMKGDIAFGCKTLPIIWGIRRTKYLLYGLLAIFITALFSFIILSSSINHQPSSISHLHVLFLIIILFLSSWFIIKLVRADTQKKYNYLSAVCKFIMLCGIIGMAVISV, encoded by the coding sequence ATGATTAGAAATATCAGACTCAAATACATTATGCTTTCAACATTAGCTCTTCTAAAGTTGATCCGCCTCCCAAATCTTTTGATCATTATTCTTACGCAATATTTTACCCGTATATTTCTAATAGGACCTAGACAACAGTGGACAGATCATATTGCCGATATTGATCTGTTTCTTTTATCTTTATCTACTATATTGATCGCTTCAGCAGGCTATATTATAAATGATTATTATGATATAAAGATAGATACCATCAACAGGCCTAAACGTATAGTAGTGGGCAGAATTTTAAAACGCAGAACCGCTATGGGATTGCATATAGTTTTAAATGCTTTGGGTATTCTTATAGGTGTTTTTCTTTCTGTAAAAATAGCGGTCGTTAATATATTTGCCGGTTTTCTACTCTGGTTCTATTCTAATTATCTTAAACGTCTTCCTTTTATTGGCAATTTTATCGTTGCATTTTTGACAGTCCTGGTAATTGGAGTAATAGCTGTTTATTTCCGGCAAAATTCGGCTTTGATCTATGCTTTTGCTGTTTTTGCTTTTATTATCTCACTGATCCGCGAGGTCATAAAAGATATGGCAGATATGAAAGGCGATATTGCATTTGGCTGCAAAACATTACCGATCATCTGGGGGATACGCAGAACTAAGTATTTGCTTTATGGCCTGCTAGCCATTTTTATAACAGCACTATTTTCATTTATTATCCTTTCATCATCCATCAACCATCAACCATCGTCCATCTCCCATCTACATGTCTTGTTCCTTATTATAATACTTTTTTTGAGCTCTTGGTTTATAATAAAATTAGTAAGGGCAGATACTCAAAAAAAATACAATTATTTAAGCGCTGTTTGCAAGTTTATTATGCTGTGTGGGATTATTGGGATGGCGGTGATCAGCGTATAG
- a CDS encoding SpoIIE family protein phosphatase: MYFKKLPFIFISLILQFSIFNFNSVAQVARNYYFKNYSLRDGLPQSQVYVIFQDSRGNLWFGTNSGGICSYDGRSFITYTSDEGLSDNTVNAIAEDREGNLWLGTYRGVSVFDGSNFITLRNLDGLNGKEINAIFKDSNDNLWFGANGGLYLLPPPVLRNALVNRLITHDKLEQATVNTIFEDSHHYVWLGTDKGIFRLSQVHGADSGLKIVDPEFSGEIPTIIGENFTVEDGLAHNSTVAILEDKSGNLWFGTQMGLCKIDSKYMNPDKIIAGSAQHKSGFQMEITIEKYLYGKEIKSLLEDIKGDIWIGTLGAGVWKYDGWDFSILTIKQGIFSDGIWSIINDRENNVWLGTDGGGVIKCIEAKFTSITQRDGLSSNMVLSILEDRKGNLWFGAHNGVNKVVENGHSGKLFNKKTFYYYNQSNGFSSKEIWSVIEDKRGNIWFASYGDGIFKLPPKSNKFLNYNKSDGLVNNELRVLYEDKAGNIWVGTRGGISKIMVTKDKAVVKIVNYTTKDGLCHNAILAIIQDRKGNLWVATSGGGVCKYDGLTFTNYTQSEGLANNTVLSLAEDNKGNIWSATYGGISRLIPGDGNKNKGEFSNITKGEGLSSNTVYIIKLDDEGNLLIGTSKGLDKLNLYEFNKTGKIILKHYGYDEGFSGIECNTNASFKDKEGDIWFGTIKGAIKYKPVHDIPNQKRPQTHIVGLQLFFEVVDWKAKFQNTNIKYDSVSKWYTLPQNLVLPYDKNHLTFEFIAISLKIPEKVRYQWKLEGFDQKWSPVTSKYEATYSNLPHGEYTFKVKACNNDGLWNKNPAEFSFLINPPFWKTWWFYTICCFALIGSGYAFLKIRLKNLEKAEKLLTQQVRLKTKQLADERDKVKKQHEEIARKNKRIISNIRYAQNIQESILPEREKITEVIPESFILFKPKDIVSGDFYWYAEKNNRVVVAAVDCMGHGVPGAFMSIIGNELLNDIVIRKNILKPSMILEKLHEGVVSSLTKNIHDTELIDGMDISLCTIDPVKKFLEFSGARQSLVLIRNRKVELIKGDNLPIGFLYKSQRNFKSHIIDIKNKDAVYILTDGYYDQFGGKDNDKFMSARFYDLLLDMQKSSMARQQEILNSTIEQWKGDNEQLDDILVIGMRF, translated from the coding sequence ATGTATTTCAAAAAGCTTCCTTTTATATTTATTTCCCTTATTCTACAATTTTCAATCTTCAATTTTAATTCGGTAGCCCAAGTAGCCCGAAATTATTATTTTAAAAACTATTCCCTCCGGGATGGATTGCCGCAGTCACAGGTATATGTGATATTCCAGGATAGTAGAGGAAATTTGTGGTTTGGTACAAATAGTGGAGGTATATGCAGCTACGATGGCAGATCATTCATTACTTACACCAGTGATGAAGGACTTAGTGATAACACTGTAAACGCAATTGCAGAAGACAGAGAAGGTAACCTATGGCTTGGCACTTACCGGGGCGTAAGTGTCTTTGATGGCAGTAACTTTATTACGCTCAGAAATTTAGATGGACTGAATGGAAAAGAGATAAATGCAATATTTAAAGACAGTAATGATAATCTCTGGTTTGGAGCCAATGGAGGTTTGTACCTGCTCCCTCCCCCTGTCTTGCGTAACGCCTTGGTGAATAGGTTAATAACCCACGATAAATTAGAACAAGCTACCGTTAATACAATATTTGAGGATTCTCATCATTACGTGTGGTTAGGTACAGATAAGGGAATTTTTCGGTTGTCACAAGTACATGGGGCAGATTCAGGATTAAAAATTGTTGATCCCGAGTTCTCGGGAGAAATCCCGACTATAATCGGGGAAAATTTTACCGTTGAAGACGGGTTAGCCCACAATAGTACTGTTGCAATACTTGAAGATAAAAGTGGAAATTTATGGTTTGGAACTCAAATGGGGCTTTGCAAAATTGATAGTAAATATATGAATCCGGACAAAATTATTGCAGGTTCAGCCCAACATAAATCCGGATTTCAGATGGAAATTACTATTGAAAAATATTTATATGGTAAAGAGATAAAATCGTTGTTAGAAGATATTAAAGGAGATATTTGGATAGGTACGTTAGGCGCTGGAGTTTGGAAATACGATGGGTGGGATTTTTCTATTTTAACAATAAAGCAGGGAATATTCAGTGATGGTATTTGGTCAATTATTAATGACAGAGAAAATAATGTGTGGTTAGGGACTGATGGTGGCGGAGTGATCAAATGCATTGAAGCTAAATTTACAAGTATTACCCAAAGAGATGGTTTAAGCAGTAATATGGTTTTATCGATATTAGAAGATAGAAAAGGAAATTTATGGTTTGGCGCCCATAATGGTGTAAATAAAGTTGTTGAAAATGGCCATTCCGGCAAACTATTTAATAAAAAAACATTCTATTATTATAACCAATCAAATGGTTTTAGCAGTAAAGAAATATGGTCGGTTATTGAGGATAAAAGAGGAAATATCTGGTTTGCCAGTTATGGTGATGGAATTTTCAAACTCCCTCCCAAAAGCAATAAATTTCTAAATTATAATAAAAGTGATGGTTTAGTCAATAACGAGTTAAGAGTGCTTTATGAAGATAAAGCAGGCAATATTTGGGTTGGTACCAGGGGGGGGATTAGTAAAATTATGGTTACTAAGGATAAAGCTGTTGTCAAGATTGTCAACTATACTACCAAAGATGGTTTGTGTCATAATGCCATACTGGCTATTATTCAAGACCGGAAAGGAAACTTGTGGGTTGCCACATCCGGTGGAGGGGTGTGTAAATATGATGGGTTAACTTTTACAAATTATACCCAAAGTGAAGGCTTGGCCAATAATACTGTATTATCCCTGGCAGAAGATAATAAAGGGAATATCTGGTCAGCAACATACGGGGGTATTAGCAGACTTATTCCAGGGGATGGAAATAAAAATAAAGGGGAATTTTCAAATATCACAAAGGGAGAGGGTTTATCTTCCAATACCGTTTATATTATCAAATTAGATGATGAGGGTAATCTGCTGATTGGAACAAGCAAAGGGCTGGATAAATTAAATTTGTATGAATTCAATAAAACCGGAAAAATAATATTAAAACACTATGGTTACGATGAAGGGTTTTCTGGTATAGAATGTAACACAAATGCCTCATTTAAAGATAAAGAGGGGGATATATGGTTTGGTACTATAAAAGGAGCAATAAAATACAAACCAGTTCATGATATACCAAATCAAAAAAGACCCCAAACGCATATTGTCGGTTTACAATTATTTTTTGAGGTAGTAGATTGGAAAGCTAAATTCCAAAATACAAATATAAAATACGATAGTGTCTCTAAATGGTACACCTTGCCCCAAAACCTTGTGCTGCCGTATGATAAAAATCATCTCACTTTTGAGTTTATTGCTATTTCACTGAAAATACCTGAAAAGGTAAGGTATCAATGGAAGTTAGAAGGATTTGATCAGAAGTGGTCGCCTGTAACTTCAAAGTATGAAGCTACCTACTCTAATTTACCTCATGGTGAGTACACCTTCAAAGTGAAAGCGTGTAACAACGATGGCTTATGGAATAAAAACCCTGCTGAATTTAGCTTTTTAATAAACCCGCCATTCTGGAAAACCTGGTGGTTTTATACAATATGCTGTTTTGCCTTGATCGGTTCAGGATATGCATTTCTAAAAATAAGATTAAAAAACCTGGAGAAAGCTGAGAAGCTTCTCACTCAACAAGTACGGTTAAAGACAAAACAGCTTGCCGATGAAAGGGATAAGGTCAAAAAACAGCATGAGGAAATTGCCAGGAAAAACAAACGAATCATCAGTAATATCAGGTATGCCCAAAATATTCAGGAATCTATCCTGCCGGAGAGAGAGAAAATAACAGAAGTTATACCCGAGTCATTTATACTTTTTAAGCCAAAAGATATTGTAAGCGGTGATTTTTATTGGTATGCTGAAAAAAATAACAGGGTGGTAGTAGCTGCGGTTGATTGTATGGGACATGGTGTGCCGGGGGCATTTATGTCTATCATCGGTAATGAATTGTTAAATGATATTGTAATTAGAAAAAATATTCTTAAGCCTTCAATGATCCTGGAAAAACTGCACGAAGGAGTGGTATCGTCATTAACAAAAAACATCCACGATACTGAGCTGATAGATGGCATGGATATATCACTTTGTACAATAGATCCTGTGAAAAAGTTCCTTGAATTTTCAGGCGCCAGACAATCGTTAGTACTTATTAGAAATCGAAAAGTAGAATTAATAAAAGGAGACAATCTTCCAATTGGTTTTTTATATAAAAGCCAGAGAAATTTTAAATCTCATATAATTGATATTAAGAATAAAGATGCGGTTTATATTCTTACAGATGGGTACTACGATCAATTTGGCGGTAAAGACAATGATAAATTTATGTCTGCCAGGTTTTACGATCTATTGCTAGATATGCAAAAAAGCTCAATGGCAAGGCAGCAAGAAATCCTAAATAGCACAATTGAACAGTGGAAAGGCGATAATGAACAATTAGACGACATCCTGGTGATTGGGATGAGATTTTAA
- a CDS encoding DUF1987 domain-containing protein — MRALIIEENLDTPKIILDSKKKLFEISGRSYPEDSLNFFKEILKWIDQYADKPNKKTTFVFKLVYFNSSSYKYFLDILYRLQKIKKKGYTLEVLWYYRDGDLDIKESGKEFSLLVNIPVKIKKM; from the coding sequence ATGCGTGCTTTGATAATTGAAGAAAATTTAGACACACCTAAAATAATTTTAGACAGCAAAAAAAAATTATTTGAAATTTCCGGCAGATCTTATCCGGAAGACAGTCTGAATTTTTTTAAAGAAATTTTGAAATGGATTGATCAATATGCTGACAAACCAAATAAGAAGACAACATTTGTCTTTAAATTGGTTTATTTTAATTCTTCGTCATATAAATATTTTCTTGATATTCTTTACAGATTACAAAAGATAAAAAAGAAGGGATATACATTGGAAGTTTTATGGTATTACCGGGATGGCGATCTTGATATAAAAGAATCCGGAAAAGAGTTTAGTTTGTTGGTTAATATTCCTGTCAAAATAAAGAAAATGTAA
- a CDS encoding choice-of-anchor B family protein, translating into MKQLNLIISFCILQFAPGFIGMQFIFAQDSSNMQLLYHWEDTTLVGSIVFNNVYNEIWGYAKNGREYAIIGSTAGTHIFDVTDPNSVDTIAFIPGAAQGGQIIHRDYHDYAGYLYIVSDEGASTLQIADLGYLPDSVPLVYDSDILIKNSHNIFIDTATAKLYALAMDNGAGFFKAMGIFSLADPVNPTILPALILQPGQGWHVHDAYVKNDTAYCSNGMAGLFIFDLTNPASPQLLGSLTTYPDQDYNHSGWLTGDGNYYVFTDEAPAMDVKIYDVSDLSNMVYVSQFNSGVDPLSMAHNVIIKGNYAYCSYYHDGLQIFDISDPSNPVNVGYYDTYTPPDHVSYRGAWGVYPYLPSGKILISDMQYGLFVLALCGPAPLVYGDTICYGQSTTITVIGATTINWYSGINDTTPFFTGLSYTTPPIFADTTFYVANADSSCESFRVPVIIKVTINPTISMIGSTMLCAGDSLILTANIADSYQWNTGETTQSIIVTDSGSYYVVLFDSSLNCGVTSDTIIVNACLTGIMESPLNNIVKIYPNPFSNKLNIKLKYSLSASAVDIYLYNYLGVVVYQLKEVINKDLITLELYDLPVGLYSIRITDGIDYYSLKIIKYKF; encoded by the coding sequence AATATGGGGTTATGCAAAGAACGGCAGAGAATACGCCATTATAGGATCAACGGCAGGTACGCATATTTTTGATGTTACCGATCCAAATAGTGTAGATACAATAGCGTTTATCCCGGGAGCAGCTCAAGGCGGGCAAATTATCCACCGGGATTATCATGATTATGCCGGGTATTTGTATATAGTCTCTGATGAAGGAGCCAGTACATTGCAAATAGCAGACCTGGGCTATTTACCCGATTCTGTTCCGTTAGTGTACGATTCTGATATTTTGATCAAAAATTCTCACAACATATTTATCGATACTGCAACGGCTAAATTATATGCTCTTGCTATGGATAATGGTGCTGGGTTCTTTAAAGCTATGGGGATTTTTTCTCTTGCTGATCCTGTAAATCCTACAATCTTACCTGCATTAATACTACAACCCGGTCAAGGTTGGCACGTGCATGATGCCTATGTTAAAAACGATACAGCATATTGTTCTAATGGAATGGCAGGCTTATTTATATTTGATTTGACCAATCCTGCTTCTCCACAATTGTTGGGATCACTGACTACCTATCCTGACCAGGATTATAACCATTCCGGTTGGCTTACGGGGGATGGTAATTATTACGTTTTTACTGATGAGGCTCCCGCAATGGATGTCAAGATCTACGATGTGTCTGATTTATCAAACATGGTCTATGTTTCGCAATTTAATTCCGGGGTAGATCCATTATCTATGGCTCATAATGTTATTATCAAGGGTAATTATGCCTATTGTTCTTATTACCACGATGGTTTGCAGATATTTGACATTTCTGATCCTTCCAATCCTGTAAATGTCGGATATTATGATACTTATACACCACCCGACCACGTTTCGTACAGGGGCGCCTGGGGTGTTTATCCTTATTTACCTTCAGGAAAAATTTTAATTTCTGATATGCAGTATGGTTTGTTTGTACTTGCACTATGTGGACCTGCTCCTTTGGTATATGGAGATACTATTTGTTATGGACAATCTACAACTATTACTGTTATAGGTGCAACAACGATCAATTGGTATAGTGGAATAAATGATACTACACCATTTTTTACAGGACTTTCTTATACCACTCCACCTATTTTTGCTGATACTACCTTTTATGTGGCAAATGCAGATTCAAGTTGTGAGAGTTTTAGAGTACCTGTAATAATTAAGGTTACCATAAACCCGACAATATCAATGATTGGATCAACAATGCTATGTGCCGGGGATTCCTTAATTCTTACTGCCAATATTGCTGACAGTTATCAATGGAACACAGGAGAAACAACACAATCTATCATTGTCACAGACTCCGGAAGTTATTATGTAGTGTTATTTGATTCTTCTTTAAATTGTGGTGTAACTTCTGATACTATCATCGTAAATGCATGCCTGACAGGTATTATGGAAAGTCCCCTGAACAATATTGTAAAAATATACCCCAACCCTTTTTCAAACAAATTAAATATTAAGTTAAAATACTCATTGAGCGCTTCAGCAGTAGACATTTATTTATATAATTATTTAGGAGTGGTTGTATATCAATTGAAAGAAGTAATTAATAAAGATTTAATCACTTTGGAATTGTATGATCTTCCTGTAGGCTTGTATAGTATTCGTATTACAGATGGAATTGATTATTATAGCTTAAAGATAATAAAATACAAGTTTTAA